A region of Thermincola ferriacetica DNA encodes the following proteins:
- a CDS encoding HD-GYP domain-containing protein: MVKDIHVPLFNLVMCVSGAIDLVSPALVGHHKRVAYIAKSIAREAGISSEEQNNVVLAGLLHDSGALSVKERLDALEFETNNAQSHAHTGYLLLSKFAPFQEAALLVKDHHTPWAQGTLQEEVPLGSQIIHLADRIEVLINRKREILGQVKDICAQIQKQSGHLFSPDLVEVFMGLAKKEYFWFEALSPALETTLQNRVGMGTLELDDDGLLSFAKMLSQIVDFRSPFTASHSSGVAASAEALARYVGFSERECKMMMVAGYVHDLGKLAVPAQILEKPGRLDDREIDIMRSHAFYTHYVFEPLPDLDMIRTWAAFHHERLDGTGYPFHHCSANISLGSRVMAVADVFTALTEDRPYRAGLTREEVMSILRKMVGEQALDRQVVATLEAHYDEIYMVRIEAQKAADAEYRAFKEKA, encoded by the coding sequence ATGGTTAAAGATATCCATGTGCCTCTTTTTAACCTGGTGATGTGTGTTTCCGGGGCCATCGACCTGGTAAGTCCCGCGCTTGTTGGCCACCATAAAAGGGTTGCCTATATAGCCAAAAGCATTGCCAGAGAAGCAGGAATAAGCAGTGAAGAACAAAACAATGTAGTGTTGGCCGGGCTTCTTCATGACAGTGGTGCATTAAGCGTAAAAGAACGGCTTGACGCTCTGGAATTCGAAACAAATAATGCTCAAAGCCATGCTCATACCGGATATTTGCTGTTGAGCAAGTTTGCGCCTTTTCAAGAGGCCGCCTTGTTGGTGAAGGACCACCATACTCCCTGGGCCCAGGGGACTCTACAGGAGGAAGTACCATTGGGGAGCCAAATAATCCACCTGGCAGACCGCATAGAAGTCCTTATCAACAGGAAACGGGAGATACTTGGTCAAGTCAAGGATATTTGTGCGCAAATACAAAAACAGTCGGGGCACCTGTTTTCCCCTGATTTAGTAGAAGTTTTTATGGGACTGGCCAAAAAAGAATATTTTTGGTTTGAGGCTTTATCCCCTGCATTGGAGACAACTTTGCAAAACAGGGTCGGAATGGGGACGCTGGAATTAGATGATGACGGTCTGCTCAGTTTTGCCAAGATGCTCAGTCAAATTGTGGATTTCCGGAGTCCATTTACTGCCAGCCATTCCAGCGGGGTGGCGGCCAGTGCAGAGGCTTTGGCGAGATATGTTGGTTTCTCTGAACGTGAATGCAAAATGATGATGGTTGCCGGATATGTTCATGATTTAGGGAAACTGGCGGTACCTGCGCAGATTTTGGAAAAACCGGGCAGACTGGATGATAGAGAAATTGATATTATGCGCAGTCATGCCTTTTATACCCATTATGTGTTTGAGCCCTTACCAGACCTGGATATGATAAGAACATGGGCCGCTTTTCATCACGAAAGACTGGACGGAACAGGGTATCCTTTTCACCATTGCAGTGCAAACATATCCCTCGGCTCGCGTGTTATGGCAGTAGCTGATGTTTTTACGGCGCTCACGGAAGACCGGCCATACCGGGCAGGTTTGACCAGGGAGGAGGTAATGTCAATATTACGGAAAATGGTCGGAGAGCAAGCGCTGGATAGGCAGGTAGTAGCCACATTGGAAGCCCATTATGACGAAATCTACATGGTCAGGATTGAGGCCCAAAAGGCTGCAGATGCAGAATACCGAGCTTTCAAGGAAAAAGCTTAG
- the yyaC gene encoding spore protease YyaC, whose product MEYKFHYGDKEGQKLMLELLIEMMKGYQEVTILCIGTDRVSGDSLGPLTGTLIKEEYPWARVFGTLDTPVHALNLEEVTRKIKTMHPSALVIAVDACLGRANNVDNIVLCAEPLKPGIGVDKELAPVGDVSVKGIVNVGGFMPTMVLQSTRLNSVYNMAKIIAGTIVQALVAHKNFRNLYKLKEA is encoded by the coding sequence GTGGAATACAAATTTCATTATGGAGACAAAGAGGGCCAAAAATTAATGCTGGAACTCTTGATAGAAATGATGAAGGGATATCAGGAAGTAACTATACTTTGCATCGGAACGGACCGTGTTTCCGGGGACAGTCTCGGTCCATTGACCGGAACATTGATCAAGGAAGAGTATCCGTGGGCCCGTGTTTTTGGTACATTGGACACGCCTGTGCATGCGCTTAATCTGGAAGAAGTAACCCGTAAAATCAAGACCATGCATCCTTCTGCTTTGGTCATTGCTGTGGATGCCTGCCTGGGTCGGGCCAATAATGTAGATAATATCGTGTTGTGTGCAGAACCATTAAAGCCCGGCATCGGTGTGGATAAAGAATTGGCCCCTGTGGGAGACGTATCGGTAAAAGGGATAGTCAATGTGGGAGGGTTTATGCCTACGATGGTTTTACAAAGTACCCGTTTAAATTCTGTCTACAACATGGCAAAAATTATTGCCGGGACAATAGTCCAGGCTCTAGTGGCCCATAAGAATTTCAGGAACTTATACAAGCTTAAAGAAGCTTAA
- a CDS encoding cache domain-containing protein, protein MLVKKLLGKLHRVSLRGKILIAFVVIMTLFLYRVSFSTKYYIVEKHGQEQVGTILQGAHNYFYDKLENMTYLFRTITTEMELRDYTPAQMAKVKNKVQAWPSEIRPDILFFTDKEGKVIYSKNNPEPVKDIYQLDILKLATMRGETSGIEVLDKQLLEAEGVAGNACINIVPTQQATNLNYTKECKAMAMMVVEPVHKNMGIAGYVVLGKILNNNNTIVDNIKKNFGARSTIFLDKVRIATNVTNDQGDRATGTLLSDPVYDKVIKKGSKYTGRAFVVNNWYVTAYEPIKDVNGKVVGALYVGTEEKPLLEMQQSVNNQIRVTLAVAIVVFAIAILWVYRSVVKPIHNISTGVLHIARGDFGTRFPTSQPNRCWEIMDCQQEECPAYNNALIRCWLLSDAWCRHQGNNCGKPDCCLHCDVYNIYSGNELDRLIDAVNFMAMFIDERTKAMEELNKQLEANNKELAEHRDELESQKENLLQLNRQLEESMKALDHSQNIIYALAVAVEAKDPYTRGHSERVAEYSIRLAKRLGINGDDLELLKGAALLHDIGKIGISGSILRKPGALNALEFQQVRKHPSIGERICLSLKFAQEMLPIIRHHHEHYNGQGYPDGLKGEHIPLMARIIAIADAYDAMTSDRPYRSGMPREEALRRLREGAGTQWDPKLVPEFINLVQNEFVEEVAVSKENGQFLR, encoded by the coding sequence ATGCTAGTTAAGAAATTGCTGGGTAAATTACATCGGGTAAGCTTAAGAGGAAAAATACTTATTGCTTTTGTTGTTATTATGACTTTGTTTTTATATAGGGTAAGTTTTTCCACTAAATATTACATAGTGGAGAAACACGGGCAGGAGCAGGTAGGTACCATTTTACAGGGGGCGCATAACTATTTTTATGATAAGTTAGAAAATATGACGTACCTTTTTAGGACGATAACAACTGAAATGGAACTCCGAGATTACACCCCTGCACAAATGGCCAAGGTGAAAAACAAAGTCCAGGCCTGGCCAAGTGAAATTCGTCCTGATATTTTATTCTTCACCGATAAAGAGGGAAAAGTTATATATAGCAAGAACAATCCTGAACCGGTCAAAGATATTTATCAGCTTGACATTTTAAAACTAGCTACGATGCGTGGCGAAACAAGCGGAATTGAGGTTTTGGATAAGCAGCTTTTGGAAGCAGAAGGGGTGGCCGGGAATGCCTGTATAAATATAGTTCCAACCCAGCAAGCGACAAATTTGAACTACACCAAAGAATGCAAAGCGATGGCCATGATGGTGGTAGAACCCGTGCACAAAAATATGGGCATTGCCGGTTATGTGGTCTTGGGTAAAATTCTTAATAATAACAATACCATAGTGGACAATATCAAAAAAAATTTTGGTGCCCGGTCAACAATATTTCTTGATAAGGTCCGGATAGCGACCAATGTGACTAATGACCAGGGTGACCGTGCTACAGGTACTTTGTTATCAGACCCGGTTTATGACAAGGTGATTAAAAAGGGTAGTAAATATACAGGTCGGGCTTTTGTAGTCAACAACTGGTACGTGACGGCTTATGAACCTATTAAGGATGTTAACGGTAAAGTAGTAGGGGCGCTTTATGTTGGGACAGAGGAAAAACCTTTGCTCGAAATGCAGCAGTCAGTGAACAACCAGATAAGGGTTACTTTGGCTGTTGCTATAGTAGTGTTTGCGATAGCAATTTTATGGGTTTACAGATCAGTTGTTAAACCGATCCACAACATTTCTACCGGGGTTTTGCACATTGCCCGCGGGGATTTTGGAACAAGGTTTCCGACATCCCAGCCGAACAGGTGCTGGGAAATAATGGATTGTCAGCAGGAAGAATGCCCGGCCTATAACAATGCCTTGATCAGGTGCTGGCTTTTATCGGATGCCTGGTGCCGGCATCAGGGCAATAATTGTGGAAAACCTGACTGCTGTTTACATTGCGATGTCTATAATATATACAGCGGTAACGAGTTAGACCGCCTTATCGATGCTGTGAATTTTATGGCTATGTTCATTGACGAACGTACAAAAGCAATGGAAGAGTTGAACAAACAACTGGAAGCCAATAACAAGGAATTAGCGGAACACCGGGATGAGTTGGAAAGTCAGAAAGAAAACTTATTGCAGTTGAACCGCCAACTGGAGGAATCGATGAAGGCGCTGGACCACAGTCAAAACATCATTTATGCCTTGGCCGTGGCCGTTGAGGCTAAAGACCCTTACACCCGGGGCCATTCTGAACGAGTTGCCGAGTATAGTATAAGGCTGGCTAAACGCCTTGGCATTAATGGTGATGACCTCGAACTTCTAAAAGGAGCTGCTCTTCTGCATGATATAGGCAAGATAGGTATCAGCGGCTCAATCTTGAGAAAACCAGGGGCCTTAAATGCGTTGGAATTCCAGCAGGTTAGAAAACACCCTTCCATAGGAGAACGTATCTGTCTTTCTCTGAAGTTTGCCCAGGAAATGTTGCCGATAATCAGACACCATCACGAGCATTACAACGGACAAGGCTACCCCGATGGGCTTAAAGGTGAACATATTCCTTTGATGGCGCGAATTATTGCTATCGCCGATGCTTATGACGCCATGACTTCCGACCGGCCATACCGGTCCGGCATGCCCCGGGAAGAAGCGTTGCGGCGTTTAAGAGAAGGCGCCGGCACCCAGTGGGATCCGAAATTGGTCCCCGAATTTATTAATCTGGTACAAAATGAGTTTGTAGAAGAAGTAGCAGTTTCCAAAGAAAATGGACAGTTCCTGAGGTGA